In Rosa chinensis cultivar Old Blush chromosome 1, RchiOBHm-V2, whole genome shotgun sequence, a genomic segment contains:
- the LOC112199052 gene encoding phytosulfokine receptor 2: protein MSLTFFSRQELAKAINNFSPNSIICVGGFGPIYKAELSNGSTVALKYLDSNAFGGFSYIHAEIKTLGKLRHPNLVKLLGRCMSSSGRFLVYEFIENGSLHEWLHGQRGVRDPMALPWETRMKIVKGVADALKYLHGLQRPVIHRDIKAGHVLLDSNFEAHLTDFGLARMLEPSETHLSTYINAGSLWYRPPEYLFDRASWATLKGDVYSFGVLMLEIASGKPPSSMDIHPSFRLRLPQCAKKLVAKNMHMDLVDSRILRQKLNEASVIEYFRIALSCLKYDPKQRPKMSVVVQMLNALPM from the coding sequence ATGTCTCTTACATTCTTCTCCAGGCAGGAGCTGGCCAAGGCCATCAACAACTTCTCTCCAAACTCCATTATCTGTGTAGGCGGATTCGGTCCGATATACAAGGCTGAGCTCTCCAATGGCTCTACTGTGGCTTTGAAATATTTGGACTCAAATGCATTTGGAGGGTTCTCGTATATTCATGCTGAAATAAAAACATTAGGGAAGCTCCGCCATCCCAATCTTGTCAAGCTTCTAGGACGTTGCATGTCCAGTTCCGGCAGGTTTCTTGTTTATGAGTTCATCGAGAATGGTAGTCTCCACGAGTGGCTGCATGGACAGCGGGGAGTCCGGGATCCGATGGCATTGCCTTGGGAAACAAGAATGAAGATTGTGAAGGGTGTTGCTGATGCTCTTAAATATTTGCATGGATTGCAAAGACCAGTCATTCACAGGGATATAAAGGCCGGCCATGTGTTATTAGACTCTAATTTTGAGGCTCATCTTACTGATTTCGGGCTGGCTCGAATGCTGGAACCCTCAGAGACGCACTTGTCAACCTATATCAATGCTGGTTCTCTCTGGTATAGGCCACCGGAGTATTTATTCGATAGGGCATCGTGGGCGACATTGAAAGGCGATGTGTACAGCTTCGGAGTTTTGATGTTGGAGATAGCATCTGGGAAGCCTCCGAGTTCCATGGACATCCATCCTTCCTTCAGGTTACGGCTTCCTCAATGTGCCAAGAAGCTTGTTGCCAAAAACATGCACATGGATTTAGTGGACTCAAGGATTTTGAGGCAGAAATTAAACGAAGCTAGTGTTATAGAGTATTTTAGGATTGCTCTTAGCTGTCTCAAGTACGACCCCAAGCAAAGACCTAAAATGAGTGTGGTTGTACAAATGTTGAATGCACTTCCCATGTGA